A genomic segment from Nocardiopsis sp. Huas11 encodes:
- a CDS encoding DUF1295 domain-containing protein: MTALGAFAFTGALSALALAALMLGAFAVGRRVGRHSVVDVAWGLGFVLVAAVGLSTATADLARAWLLFGLVAVWGVRLAAHIHRRSRGSGEDPRYDRLLSRAPGSRDAYALRMVYLLQGALVWLISLPVQVSAHVSGPPGALAAAGAALWLFGFCFEAVGDAQLRRFKADPANRGRIMDRGLWAWTRHPNYFGDACVWWGLFLVASGSWWVLVTLPALLVMTFLLTRGSGQRLLDEHMAGRPGWAEYARRTSAFVPLPPRRAAR, translated from the coding sequence GTGACGGCCCTGGGTGCGTTCGCGTTCACCGGTGCGCTGAGCGCCCTGGCCCTGGCGGCTCTGATGCTGGGCGCCTTCGCGGTGGGCCGCCGGGTGGGGCGGCACAGTGTCGTGGACGTGGCGTGGGGCCTGGGCTTCGTGCTGGTCGCGGCGGTCGGCCTGAGCACGGCCACCGCCGACCTCGCGCGCGCCTGGCTGCTGTTCGGCCTGGTCGCGGTGTGGGGTGTGCGCCTGGCCGCGCACATCCACCGGCGCTCTCGCGGAAGCGGGGAGGACCCCCGCTATGACCGGCTGCTCTCGCGGGCCCCCGGGAGCCGGGACGCCTACGCCCTGCGGATGGTCTACCTCCTCCAGGGCGCTCTGGTGTGGCTGATCTCCCTGCCGGTCCAGGTGTCGGCGCACGTCTCGGGGCCGCCGGGCGCGCTCGCCGCGGCCGGGGCGGCCCTGTGGCTGTTCGGGTTCTGCTTCGAGGCGGTCGGGGACGCCCAGCTGCGCCGGTTCAAGGCCGATCCGGCCAACCGGGGCCGGATCATGGACCGCGGGCTGTGGGCGTGGACGCGCCACCCCAACTACTTCGGTGACGCGTGCGTGTGGTGGGGCCTGTTCCTGGTCGCGTCCGGTTCCTGGTGGGTGCTGGTGACGCTGCCGGCCCTCCTGGTGATGACGTTCCTGCTCACCAGGGGGTCCGGTCAGCGCCTGCTGGACGAGCACATGGCGGGGCGGCCCGGCTGG
- a CDS encoding DUF1365 domain-containing protein: protein MSVPGIPALYESTVRHVRAEPVRHSFAYRTYYWLVDLDDLPRPPWPLRALSGFRAADHGEGGAASTRADIDAYLAGHGVDLAGGRVLMLAHARVLGHVFNPLTVYWCHDDRGRLARVVAEVHNTYGGRHRYLLEVDERGRAEVDKDFHVSPFNGVEGRYRLGLPLPGDRLALTVALHRRGRPPFVASVRGLHRPATPGALLRLALRHPLAPLVGALRIRRQGIGLYLRGLRVHPPRAYDRGRRERTNRTR, encoded by the coding sequence GTGAGCGTGCCCGGGATCCCGGCGCTGTACGAGTCCACCGTGCGGCACGTGCGCGCCGAACCGGTGCGGCACTCCTTCGCGTACCGCACCTACTACTGGCTGGTGGACCTGGACGACCTGCCGCGCCCGCCCTGGCCCCTGCGGGCGCTGAGCGGGTTCCGCGCCGCCGACCACGGCGAGGGCGGGGCCGCCTCCACCAGGGCCGACATCGACGCCTACCTCGCCGGACACGGGGTCGACCTCGCGGGCGGACGCGTATTGATGCTGGCCCACGCCCGGGTGCTCGGCCACGTCTTCAACCCGCTGACCGTGTACTGGTGCCACGACGACCGCGGGCGCCTGGCCCGGGTGGTCGCCGAGGTCCACAACACCTACGGCGGGCGTCACCGCTACCTGCTGGAGGTCGACGAGCGGGGCCGGGCCGAGGTGGACAAGGACTTCCACGTGTCCCCGTTCAACGGGGTGGAGGGGCGCTACCGGCTCGGCCTGCCGCTCCCCGGGGACCGCCTCGCCCTGACCGTCGCCCTGCACCGCCGGGGCCGACCGCCCTTCGTGGCCTCGGTGCGGGGCCTGCACCGCCCGGCCACCCCCGGGGCGCTGCTGCGGCTGGCGCTGCGGCACCCCCTCGCCCCACTGGTCGGCGCGCTGCGCATCCGCCGCCAGGGGATCGGGCTCTACCTGCGCGGCCTGCGGGTCCACCCGCCGCGGGCCTACGACCGTGGACGAAGAGAACGGACGAACCGAACGCGATGA
- a CDS encoding bifunctional phosphatase PAP2/diacylglycerol kinase family protein, protein MRLRLPRFLQRTDRYLYDRVTAIGLPVLDPVTPRFVQATDHMAPWLLVSATLAATGGPRLRRTALRAIAAAGAANAASSLVKHLVIRSRPDSSRIPPTRRPYRTYGSSSFPSGHTAAAAAFAGGIAVDAPRPLSAVVWAIAGAVALSRVHSGVHYPGDVAGGLAIGSAAAVLSRAVLPARPELVSGARTVPAGTAAADPDGSGVTVVVNPRSAGTGIGSPSFGDTADRVTRSLPKARIVPLTPDDDMAAVMDEAARASRILVVSGGDGTANAGARAALEHDVPLLVLPTGTLNNFARTLGLSSVETALRAYANGRLARVDVGEVDGRIFLNTATFGSHPRLVRRRDRWAPRIGKWPAFGLALWRDLRDVEPTPTRVDGRPVRVWWAFVGNCQYRTHGRVPALRERLDDGRLDVRVLGAARISPRWRALTDVLFGRSRGGQGYSARLTTGFTLALPAGHRQISVDGEVWECGETVRFTKRPAALRVIVAPATD, encoded by the coding sequence ATGCGACTGCGCCTCCCACGGTTTCTCCAACGCACCGACCGCTACCTCTACGACCGCGTGACGGCCATCGGACTGCCCGTGCTGGACCCGGTCACGCCCCGCTTCGTCCAGGCCACCGACCACATGGCGCCCTGGCTGCTGGTCTCGGCCACGCTCGCGGCCACCGGCGGCCCGCGCCTGCGGCGCACCGCGCTGCGGGCGATCGCCGCCGCCGGCGCCGCCAACGCCGCCTCCTCCCTGGTCAAGCACCTGGTCATCCGCTCGCGCCCGGACAGCTCCCGGATACCGCCCACCCGCCGGCCCTACCGCACCTACGGCAGCTCCTCCTTCCCCTCCGGCCACACCGCCGCGGCGGCGGCCTTCGCCGGAGGCATCGCCGTGGACGCCCCGCGCCCGCTGTCCGCCGTGGTCTGGGCCATCGCCGGCGCCGTGGCCCTGTCCCGGGTGCACAGCGGCGTCCACTATCCCGGCGACGTCGCCGGCGGCCTGGCCATCGGCTCCGCCGCGGCCGTGCTCTCGCGGGCCGTGCTGCCCGCCCGCCCCGAACTGGTCTCGGGCGCGCGCACCGTCCCCGCGGGCACGGCCGCGGCCGACCCCGACGGTTCCGGCGTCACCGTGGTCGTCAACCCGCGTTCCGCGGGCACCGGGATCGGATCGCCGAGCTTCGGCGACACCGCCGACCGCGTGACGCGCTCCCTGCCCAAGGCCCGCATCGTGCCGCTGACACCGGACGACGACATGGCCGCGGTGATGGACGAGGCCGCCCGCGCCTCGCGGATCCTGGTGGTCTCGGGCGGCGACGGAACGGCCAACGCCGGCGCCCGGGCCGCCCTGGAGCACGACGTGCCCCTGCTCGTCCTGCCGACCGGCACCCTGAACAACTTCGCGCGCACCCTCGGGCTGTCCTCGGTGGAGACCGCACTGCGGGCCTACGCGAACGGGCGCCTGGCCAGGGTCGACGTGGGCGAGGTCGACGGCCGCATCTTCCTCAACACCGCCACGTTCGGCTCGCACCCGCGCCTGGTCCGGCGGCGCGACCGCTGGGCGCCCCGGATCGGCAAGTGGCCCGCGTTCGGCCTGGCCCTGTGGCGGGACCTGAGGGACGTCGAGCCCACACCGACCCGGGTCGACGGCCGGCCGGTCCGCGTGTGGTGGGCCTTCGTCGGCAACTGCCAGTACCGCACCCACGGGCGCGTCCCGGCACTGCGCGAACGGCTCGACGACGGACGGCTCGACGTGCGCGTTTTGGGGGCCGCTCGGATCTCCCCCCGGTGGCGGGCCCTGACCGACGTCCTCTTCGGCCGCTCCCGGGGCGGCCAGGGCTACTCCGCCCGGCTCACCACCGGCTTCACCCTCGCCCTCCCGGCCGGCCACCGGCAGATCTCCGTGGACGGCGAGGTCTGGGAGTGCGGGGAGACGGTCCGGTTCACCAAGCGGCCCGCCGCGCTGCGCGTCATCGTCGCGCCCGCGACCGACTGA
- a CDS encoding NAD(P)/FAD-dependent oxidoreductase, with the protein MVTGRTAPRRQIAVIGSGVAGLTAAHVLQRHADVTLLEADDRLGGHAHTHGVGGAGGAELPVDSGFIVHNRRTYPHLLRLFEELGVPTRSTEMSMSVRCDGCGLEYAGARGLPALLPNRSRRSAAYVRMLAEVPRFHRAARRVLEGGPPAPVREPTLGGFVRHHRFGPYFVAHFLLPLVSAVWSCPPGASLDYPARYLFAFLRHHGMLSVWGSPSWRTVEGGSRVYVERVAANLASVRTGAPVSGLARTDRGVRMRVGAREEEFDAAVVATHADQALALLESPTPVQKEVLGAFGYSRNRTLLHTDTSVLPRDRAVWASWNHRLSSCEPDDAPVRVSYHMNRLQHLPGGEQYVVTLNDGGAVAPDRVVAAMDYAHPVYTPASVAAQRRLGELDDGVVAFAGAHHGWGFHEDGCRSGVTAAASLGVRW; encoded by the coding sequence ATGGTCACGGGCCGTACCGCCCCCCGCCGCCAGATCGCGGTCATCGGCTCCGGCGTCGCCGGGCTGACCGCCGCCCACGTGCTCCAACGGCACGCCGACGTCACCCTGCTGGAGGCGGACGACCGTCTCGGCGGGCACGCGCACACCCACGGGGTGGGAGGGGCGGGCGGCGCGGAGCTGCCGGTGGACAGCGGCTTCATCGTGCACAACCGTCGCACCTATCCCCACCTGTTGCGGTTGTTCGAGGAGCTGGGGGTACCGACCCGCTCCACCGAGATGAGCATGTCGGTGCGCTGTGACGGGTGCGGTCTGGAGTACGCGGGTGCGCGGGGGCTGCCCGCCCTGCTCCCGAACCGTTCCCGCCGCAGCGCCGCCTACGTGCGCATGCTGGCCGAGGTGCCGCGCTTCCACCGCGCGGCCCGGCGCGTGCTCGAGGGCGGCCCGCCCGCGCCGGTGCGCGAGCCCACCCTGGGCGGCTTCGTGCGCCACCACCGTTTCGGCCCGTACTTCGTCGCGCACTTCCTGCTGCCGCTGGTGTCCGCGGTGTGGTCGTGTCCGCCGGGCGCGTCCCTGGACTACCCGGCCCGCTACCTGTTCGCCTTCCTGCGCCACCACGGCATGCTCTCGGTGTGGGGTTCGCCCTCCTGGCGCACGGTCGAGGGCGGATCGCGGGTGTACGTGGAGCGCGTGGCCGCGAACCTGGCCTCGGTGCGCACCGGCGCGCCCGTCAGCGGCCTGGCGCGCACGGACCGCGGGGTGCGGATGCGGGTCGGGGCGCGGGAGGAGGAGTTCGACGCGGCCGTGGTGGCCACCCACGCCGACCAGGCCCTGGCGCTGCTGGAGTCGCCCACCCCGGTCCAGAAGGAGGTCCTGGGGGCCTTCGGCTACTCCCGCAACCGCACCCTGCTGCACACCGACACCTCCGTCCTGCCCCGGGACCGGGCCGTGTGGGCGAGCTGGAACCACCGGCTGTCCTCGTGCGAGCCCGACGACGCGCCGGTGCGGGTGAGCTACCACATGAACCGCCTGCAGCACCTGCCCGGCGGCGAGCAGTACGTGGTGACCCTGAACGACGGCGGTGCGGTCGCGCCCGACAGGGTCGTGGCGGCCATGGACTACGCCCACCCCGTCTACACGCCCGCCTCCGTGGCGGCCCAGCGGCGGCTCGGCGAGCTCGACGACGGGGTCGTGGCCTTCGCCGGCGCGCACCACGGGTGGGGCTTCCACGAGGACGGGTGCCGCTCGGGGGTCACCGCGGCGGCGAGCCTGGGGGTGCGCTGGTGA
- a CDS encoding cyclopropane-fatty-acyl-phospholipid synthase family protein, translating into MNTTQDTTDRRQAPDLDARRWPDVARMPARGPRTLVARALTGYAAARAGVRLHTGSDEPAAAGPPVLCLHDPDAFHRRLAAGGLIGFGESYMAGEWDSPDLVRLLTVLAAGYEELVPRPLRPLRHITLPRRPSRDRNTRSGARRHISHHYDLSNDLFATFLDPTMTYSSALFDGGEDRDPATLARAQRRKIDRLLDGAGVTDGTELLEIGTGWGELAVRAARRGARVTTVTLSSQQRDLARERVDAAGLGDRVRVELRDYRDVAGAYDAVVSVEMVEAVGQRYWPVYFAGLDRLVRPGGRVGLQSITMEHGLMRASRHSYTWMHKYIFPGGLIPSVTAIERQLRDRTRLRVVDRLAFGADYADTLRLWRESFEGAAERVAGLGFDDTFRRMWSFYLAYCEAGFRAGMIDVEQIVLERSR; encoded by the coding sequence ATGAACACGACCCAGGACACGACCGACCGGCGCCAGGCCCCCGACCTCGACGCCCGGCGCTGGCCCGATGTCGCCCGGATGCCGGCCCGCGGGCCGCGGACCCTCGTGGCGCGCGCCCTGACCGGGTACGCCGCCGCGCGCGCCGGCGTCCGGCTGCACACGGGATCGGACGAGCCGGCCGCCGCCGGACCGCCGGTGCTGTGCCTGCACGACCCCGACGCCTTCCACCGACGGCTGGCGGCCGGCGGACTCATCGGGTTCGGTGAGTCCTACATGGCGGGGGAGTGGGACTCCCCCGATCTGGTCCGCCTGCTGACGGTCCTGGCCGCCGGGTACGAGGAGCTGGTGCCGAGGCCGCTGCGACCGCTGCGCCACATCACGCTGCCCCGCCGGCCCTCCCGCGACCGCAACACCCGCAGCGGCGCGCGGCGGCACATCAGCCACCACTACGACCTGTCCAACGACCTCTTCGCCACCTTCCTCGACCCGACCATGACCTACTCCAGCGCGTTGTTCGACGGCGGCGAGGACCGCGATCCCGCCACGCTGGCCCGGGCCCAGCGGCGCAAGATCGACCGCCTGCTGGACGGCGCCGGGGTCACCGACGGCACCGAGCTGTTGGAGATCGGCACCGGTTGGGGCGAGCTGGCCGTGCGCGCCGCGCGCCGGGGCGCGCGTGTCACCACGGTCACGCTGTCCTCGCAGCAGCGCGACCTGGCCCGCGAGCGCGTGGACGCGGCCGGCCTGGGCGACCGGGTCCGGGTGGAGCTGCGCGACTACCGCGACGTGGCCGGGGCCTACGACGCGGTGGTGAGCGTGGAGATGGTCGAGGCGGTCGGCCAGCGCTACTGGCCGGTCTACTTCGCGGGCCTGGACCGCCTGGTGCGCCCGGGCGGGCGGGTCGGCCTGCAGAGCATCACCATGGAGCACGGGCTGATGCGGGCCTCGCGCCACTCCTACACCTGGATGCACAAGTACATCTTCCCTGGAGGGCTCATCCCCTCGGTCACCGCCATCGAGCGCCAGCTGCGGGACCGGACCCGGCTGCGGGTGGTCGACCGGCTCGCGTTCGGCGCCGACTACGCCGACACGCTGCGACTGTGGCGGGAGTCCTTCGAGGGCGCCGCCGAGCGCGTGGCCGGCCTGGGGTTCGACGACACGTTCCGCCGCATGTGGTCGTTCTACCTGGCCTACTGCGAGGCGGGGTTCCGGGCCGGGATGATCGACGTGGAGCAGATCGTGCTGGAGCGCTCCCGGTGA